A genome region from Eremothecium gossypii ATCC 10895 chromosome VII, complete sequence includes the following:
- the SLA1 gene encoding cytoskeletal protein-binding protein SLA1 (Syntenic homolog of Saccharomyces cerevisiae YBL007C (SLA1)): MTIFLGVYKAVYAYEPQNEEELALEEDELLYLLQKSEVDDWWTVKKRVLGGDMDEPVGLVPNNYIEEAPVVGRVRAVYDYEEAQNPDEELVFREGDEFDVYDDRDADWVLVRKRADGSVGFAPGNYVEKVGAAPAGERAPARAPALAAAAAPVLTTAAAVRERPLQEQQPRRIASGSSERDDRPLPRLPVRTDYSEDEEAPPPKPARPEQHSAASAGSQPSWAREEAADSIMDISGSWDVQEIDGRRKKKAKLQVGRETVLFCPADGDIKSWPISHLISYDNEKKHIFLEFKDPYCNLELHVGTNSTAIEIKSLLAEMKATVNPGALREIEAASVAPKKRGIIKYNFFGESSDELTVKEGDVVYILNDKKSADWWMCEIIGTSRQGVIPAQFIDVQPTEARKSLTATIAGLKDGSSASSQKGSQLGDWKQDVDQDSSERRKSMSKKKEDKKSKKKKFPDPKNTRIWVDRSNTFKVEAEFLGFVDGKIHLHKVNGVKIAVAAEKLSMDDLAYVEKVTGTSLNKYRPEVKAPPVSKRNDEQDQRRQLRQHEDREREREERERDRRLRERELEELRKARDLLDEERAKLQSMKENSSQRPRSSGSEQDYDWFEFFLNCGVDVSNCQRYTLKFEKEHISKEILPDLCPPILRTLDMREGDIIRVMKYLDNHYGRTSQSSSSPPADSNNANVQTGHGLSEQLLPIQTSTKDDDAWTVKPAANTESSLPHSKKEFSGSFQDLLDLKPLEPKKKEETPQPNLKDLESVKTGGSAKAAAPVPQATAAPLDPFKTGGNNLLPTATGGVLLMPVLTGGLMPLQTTGGLIPLQRTGGFVMPQTTFGQPTGNILPVQKTANGLIPVGGGLVPQTTFGVAPLNASFTGGNIAFQRTGGMATGMVPQTSFAGPMNPVMTGGMVPLQRTGGFMPNMMPQTSFSTNPMNQISTGMMSSQLTGGMAMAGPQTSFGMPAMNQTFTGGVPGVMPQTSFGMAQMNPGSSSGMIPLQRTGGMPGVLPQNSFGNAPINQALTGGLSMGTLPMQTTFGAPQQMTGFQQNPMMGMQNTSGMTSFPNTSFGTANINQLSNNMQGMSLNQQQVPLQNQPTGFGFGNGPQQQKQANIYNASAANPFGF; the protein is encoded by the coding sequence ATGACGATCTTCCTGGGGGTGTACAAGGCGGTCTACGCCTACGAGCCACAGaacgaggaggagctggcgctggaggaggacgagctgCTGTACTTGCTGCAGAAATCTGAGGTCGATGACTGGTGGACGGTGAAGAAGCGCGTGCTGGGGGGGGACATGGACGAGCCGGTGGGGCTGGTGCCGAACAACTACATCGAGGAGGCGCCGGTCGTGGGGCGGGTGCGGGCGGTGTACGACTACGAGGAGGCGCAGAACCCGGACGAGGAGCTGGTGTTCCGCGAGGGCGACGAGTTCGATGTGTACGATGACCGCGACGCGGACTGGGTGCTGGTGCGGAAGCGCGCCGACGGGTCCGTGGGGTTTGCGCCGGGCAACTACGTGGAGAAGGTCGGGGCCGCGCCGGccggcgagcgcgcgcccgcgcgcgccccggcgcttgcggcggcggcggcgccggtgctgacgacggcggctgccgtgcgcgagcggcctttgcaggagcagcagccgcggcgcATCGCGAGCGGGAGTTCCGAACGCGACGACCGCCCGCTCCCGCGGCTTCCAGTGCGGACAGACTACTCAGAAGACGAGGAGGCGCCTCCGCCAAAGCCGGCGCGCCCGGAGCAGCATTCTGCCGCCAGCGCGGGGAGCCAGCCCTCGTGGGCCCGCGAAGAGGCCGCAGACAGCATCATGGATATCTCCGGGAGCTGGGATGTACAGGAGATTGATGGGCGCcgcaagaagaaggccaAGCTACAGGTGGGCAGGGAAACTGTGCTGTTCTGTCCCGCAGACGGGGACATCAAGAGCTGGCCAATCAGCCATTTGATTAGTTACGATAACGAAAAGAAGCATATTTTTCTAGAGTTCAAGGACCCGTACTGCAATCTGGAGCTGCACGTGGGCACTAATAGCACGGCGATCGAGATAAAATCTCTTTTGGCCGAGATGAAGGCCACTGTCAACCCTGGGGCACTGCGGGAAATCGAGGCTGCTTCGGTTGCTCCAAAGAAACGTGGTATTATCAAGTACAACTTTTTTGGCGAGTCGAGCGATGAGCTGACAGTTAAGGAGGGCGATGTTGTCTACATTCTCAACGATAAGAAGTCTGCTGACTGGTGGATGTGCGAGATAATCGGAACAAGTAGGCAGGGTGTTATACCTGCTCAGTTTATTGATGTGCAGCCAACCGAGGCCAGGAAGTCCTTGACTGCGACTATCGCGGGCTTGAAGGATGGATCAAGTGCCTCATCACAGAAGGGATCGCAGCTTGGCGATTGGAAACAGGATGTAGACCAAGACAGCTCTGAGAGGAGAAAGAGTATGTCTAAGAAGAAGGAGGATAAGAAGTCTAAAAAGAAAAAGTTTCCAGATCCCAAGAACACGCGTATTTGGGTAGATAGAAGCAACACATTCAAAGTCGAAGCCGAGTTCCTTGGGTTTGTGGATGGCAAGATTCATTTACATAAGGTCAATGGTGTGAAGATTGCTGTGGCAGCAGAGAAGCTATCCATGGACGACCTAGCGTATGTGGAAAAGGTTACTGGCACTTCGCTCAACAAGTACAGGCCTGAGGTCAAAGCACCGCCAGTATCTAAACGGAATGATGAACAGGATCAAAGGAGACAACTACGTCAGCATGAGGACCGAGAACGTGAGAGAGAGGAGAGGGAGCGTGATAGAAGACTGCGCGAGCGTGAGCTTGAGGAGCTTCGGAAGGCGAGAGACTTGTTGGACGAAGAGCGCGCTAAGCTTCAGTCAATGAAGGAAAACTCGTCTCAGAGGCCGAGGTCTTCAGGCTCCGAACAAGATTACGACTGGTTTGAGTTTTTCCTCAACTGTGGTGTTGATGTGAGCAACTGCCAGCGCTATACATTGAAATTCGAGAAGGAGCATATCTCGAAGGAAATTCTGCCCGACTTATGTCCTCCAATCCTGAGAACTTTGGACATGCGCGAAGGAGATATCATAAGAGTCATGAAATACCTTGACAATCACTATGGCCGGACTTCACAGTCCTCTAGTAGCCCACCTGCTGATTCCAATAACGCAAACGTTCAGACTGGCCATGGCCTTTCTGAGCAACTTCTGCCTATTCAGACCTCTACTAAAGACGATGACGCGTGGACTGTCAAGCCAGCAGCGAATACAGAGTCATCTTTACCTCATTCTAAGAAGGAGTTTTCAGGTTCTTTCCAGGACTTGCTGGACTTAAAGCCCTTGGAACCGAAGAAAAAAGAAGAGACACCGCAACCAAACTTGAAAGACTTAGAGAGCGTCAAGACTGGCGGTTCTGCCAAGGCAGCGGCGCCAGTTCCACAGGCGACGGCCGCTCCATTAGATCCGTTCAAGACAGGAGGTAATAATTTGCTACCTACGGCCACAGGAGGTGTATTGCTGATGCCTGTGCTGACAGGTGGTCTTATGCCATTGCAGACCACTGGCGGTTTGATTCCTCTTCAGAGAACTGGTGGCTTTGTGATGCCGCAGACTACATTTGGGCAACCTACGGGGAACATACTTCCTGTTCAAAAGACGGCTAATGGGTTGATTCCTGTGGGAGGGGGTCTCGTACCGCAGACAACCTTCGGTGTAGCACCATTAAACGCATCGTTCACGGGCGGCAATATCGCATTTCAACGAACTGGAGGCATGGCTACAGGCATGGTTCCTCAAACGTCTTTCGCAGGCCCAATGAATCCGGTTATGACAGGTGGCATGGTTCCTCTGCAGAGAACCGGGGGCTTTATGCCAAATATGATGCCCCAAACATCGTTCAGTACTAATCCTATGAATCAAATCTCCACTGGGATGATGTCCTCTCAACTCACAGGAGGAATGGCCATGGCCGGGCCTCAGACTTCTTTTGGCATGCCTGCCATGAATCAAACATTTACGGGTGGTGTACCTGGTGTAATGCCACAAACTTCATTTGGGATGGCACAGATGAACCCTGGATCATCCAGTGGGATGATACCACTTCAACGGACGGGTGGTATGCCAGGAGTATTACCGCAAAACTCGTTTGGTAATGCGCCTATCAATCAGGCACTGACTGGGGGCTTGTCTATGGGCACATTGCCTATGCAAACCACCTTTGGAGCTCCACAGCAAATGACTGGTTTCCAGCAAAATCCAATGATGGGTATGCAGAATACGAGCGGTATGACCTCTTTTCCAAATACGTCCTTTGGCACCGCGAATATCAACCAATTATCAAATAACATGCAAGGTATGAGTCTGAatcagcagcaggtgccTTTGCAGAATCAACCAACAGGTTTTGGATTTGGTAATGGTCCACAACAACAAAAACAGGCCAACATATACAATGCCTCTGCTGCGAATCCGTTCGGATTTTAA
- the LEU1 gene encoding 3-isopropylmalate dehydratase LEU1 (Syntenic homolog of Saccharomyces cerevisiae YGL009C (LEU1)), which yields MMTNGAKTLYDKVFEAHIVHQDESGSCLLYIDRHLVHEVTSPQAFEGLKTAGRPVRRTDCTLATVDHNIPTESRRHFRNTESFIKEADSRLQVQTLEQNVKDFHVPYLGMSDERQGIVHIIGPEQGFTLPGTTVVCGDSHTSTHGAFGALAFGIGTSEVEHVLATQTVIQSKSKNMRIHVEGSLSPGITSKDLILHIIGVIGTAGGTGCVIEFTGQAIQELTMEARMSMCNMAIEAGARAGMIQPDETTFEYLKGRPLAPTGAEWEKAVTYWKTLKTDEDAVFDISVTVKGADIRPTITWGTSPQDALPIDAAVPDPANVSDPIKRSGMEAALEYMGLEPNTLLKDIKIDKVFIGSCTNARIEDLRAAAAVVDGHRIAPTVKRAMVVPGSGLVKKQAEAEGLDKIFEAAGFEWREAGCSMCLGMNPDILGPKERCASTSNRNFEGRQGRLSRTHLMSPAMAAAAGIMGHFVDIREFEFKESSAPKVEVRHDTDSSTLEEANYGHAKEEPPSAELSDVAKQEKVNDIPVSNSSTQSPGSAPSADAGLQPFLQLQGIAAPLDKANVDTDAIIPKQFLKTIKRTGLKEGLFYDWRFAKHADGKVTGTDFVLNREPYRKATTLVVTGPNFGCGSSREHAPWALKDFGIMCIIAPSFGDIFYNNSFKNGLLPIRLPQDVIKEKLYPIASAGGELVIDLPAQQIADGEGHILVTQFDVEPSRKHCLVNGLDDIGLTLQKERFIADYEAMRRRDFSFLEGGSKLLPRISHSKPTSMPQAANDW from the coding sequence ATGATGACGAACGGGGCAAAGACGCTGTATGACAAGGTGTTTGAGGCGCACATTGTGCACCAGGACGAGTCTGGGAGCTGTTTACTGTACATCGATAGGCACTTGGTGCACGAGGTGACTTCCCCGCAGGCATTCGAGGGGTTGAAGACCGCTGGGAGACCGGTGCGGAGGACGGACTGCACCCTGGCGACGGTGGACCACAACATCCCGACTGAGTCTCGGCGGCACTTCCGCAACACGGAGTCGTTCATCAAGGAGGCGGACTCGCGCCTGCAGGTGCAGACTTTGGAGCAAAATGTGAAGGACTTCCACGTTCCATACCTCGGGATGAGCGACGAACGGCAGGGGATTGTGCACATCATCGGGCCTGAGCAGGGGTTTACGCTGCCGGGGACGACCGTGGTGTGCGGGGACTCGCACACGTCGACGCACGGGGCGTTCGGCGCACTTGCGTTTGGCATCGGCACGTCGGAGGTGGAGCATGTCCTGGCCACGCAGACGGTCATCCAAAGCAAGTCGAAGAACATGCGGATACACGTGGAGGGGTCGCTTTCCCCGGGCATCACGTCCAAAGACCTGATTCTGCACATCATCGGGGTGATCGGCACCGCAGGCGGTACGGGATGCGTGATAGAGTTTACAGGGCAGGCAATCCAGGAGCTAACGATGGAAGCGCGGATGTCCATGTGCAACATGGCGATTGAGGCCGGGGCTAGGGCGGGCATGATTCAGCCCGACGAGACTACCTTCGAGTACCTGAAGGGTCGGCCGCTTGCGCCGACGGGCGCCGAGTGGGAAAAGGCCGTGACGTATTGGAAGACGCTGAAGACGGACGAGGATGCGGTCTTTGATATTTCGGTCACAGTTAAGGGCGCAGATATCAGGCCAACAATAACGTGGGGCACGTCGCCGCAGGATGCCTTGCCGATTGACGCCGCTGTGCCCGACCCAGCAAATGTATCCGACCCTATCAAGCGCTCTGGTATGGAGGCTGCGCTCGAATACATGGGCCTTGAGCCAAACACCCTACTCAAAGACATTAAGATTGACAAGGTATTTATCGGGTCTTGCACCAACGCGAGAATTGAAGACCTCAGAGCTGCGGCTGCCGTGGTCGATGGCCATCGCATAGCGCCCACCGTTAAGCGGGCAATGGTGGTGCCAGGCTCGGGTCTAGTCAAGAAGCAGGCAGAAGCTGAGGGGCTAGATAAGATATTCGAGGCGGCCGGGTTTGAATGGAGAGAGGCAGGTTGTTCCATGTGCTTGGGGATGAATCCAGATATCCTGGGTCCAAAAGAAAGATGTGCTTCGACTTCCAACAGAAATTTCGAAGGGCGGCAAGGGCGCTTGTCGCGTACCCATCTTATGTCACCAGCAATggctgcagctgcaggcaTTATGGGGCATTTTGTGGATATAAGAGAATTCGAGTTCAAGGAAAGCAGTGCTCCGAAAGTGGAGGTTAGACATGATACGGACAGTTCCACCTTAGAAGAGGCGAACTATGGACACGCAAAGGAGGAGCCGCCATCTGCCGAGCTCTCTGATGTTGCTAAGCAGGAAAAGGTCAACGACATCCCAGTTTCGAACTCGTCTACGCAATCCCCTGGCTCCGCGCCATCCGCGGATGCAGGCTTACAACCATTCTTGCAACTACAGGGGATAGCAGCACCGCTCGATAAAGCAAATGTTGACACGGACGCCATTATACCGAAGCAGTTCTTGAAGACTATTAAGCGCACAGGGTTGAAAGAAGGTTTGTTTTACGATTGGCGGTTTGCTAAGCATGCTGATGGAAAGGTCACCGGCACGGATTTTGTCTTAAACAGGGAACCTTACCGCAAAGCAACCACATTGGTTGTCACTGGTCCTAACTTCGGCTGCGGCTCCTCTAGAGAGCATGCGCCATGGGCCTTGAAAGATTTTGGAATCATGTGTATTATCGCCCCTTCGTTCGGTGATATATTCTACAACAACTCTTTTAAAAATGGGCTGCTCCCAATCAGGTTGCCTCAAGACGTGATTAAGGAGAAGCTATACCCTATTGCCTCTGCGGGAGGTGAGCTTGTTATCGATCTACCAGCACAGCAGATCGCAGATGGTGAGGGACATATTCTTGTGACCCAATTTGACGTTGAGCCATCCAGAAAGCATTGTCTAGTTAATGGTCTGGATGATATTGGGCTAACGCTTCAAAAGGAGCGCTTTATTGCTGACTATGAAGCGATGAGGCGGAGAGACTTCTCCTTCCTCGAGGGCGGCTCGAAGCTTCTCCCTCGTATTTCTCACAGCAAACCTACTTCCATGCCACAGGCGGCGAACGACTGGTAG
- a CDS encoding PLP-dependent aminotransferase family protein (Non-syntenic homolog of Saccharomyces cerevisiae YGL202W (ARO8)), whose product MTQEDQQNKAKDLRHLLSREALRRRPSPIKTTMAYFGEAGMVFLGAGMPPAELFPISAVSVEVPVPGEDGQTLVGRIPKGAGEREFARDVPLSRALQYGNSRGQSELVEFLRQHTEKFHKLRYADWDVLVTAGSTQAWDATMRLFCNEGDSVVMEAFTYSSSVEAAEAQGLYCVGMEVDSEGIVPERLAELLAEWDTQHAGHARPRVLYTIPTGQNPMGSTLVDARKAQIYRLAQQYDMLIVEDDPYYFLQMDAYDAAGPRGIEAYEGARAALRADHARFASSLSRSFLDWDTDGRVVRLESTSKVFAPGCRTGWIVGARALLDQYWYLQEVSVQSTCGFAQAILSGMLNRWGQDRYTNWLIDLRLEYTARRDHCLDCCHKYLPDFVHVEPPQAGMFFMLVLDAALHPGFASDFSSSPQRLETHLYDTFIKNGVLLACGSWFAVNRSPSKGTSIYFRGTYAAVDPASMEAGIKCIAQTLLKEFGHCATSCSYYTYEQRIPARISSYVSNGLD is encoded by the coding sequence ATGACACAGGAGGATCAGCAGAATAAAGCCAAGGACCTCAGGCACCTCCTCAGTCGAGAGGCGCTTCGGCGGCGGCCGTCGCCAATCAAAACGACGATGGCGTACTTTGGGGAGGCGGGAATGGTGTTTTTAGGAGCGGGAATGCCGCCCGCAGAGCTCTTTCCTATCAGCGCAGTCAGCGTGGAGGTGCCTGTGCCAGGAGAGGACGGACAGACATTAGTGGGACGCATTCCGAAGGGAGCGGGGGAGCGGGAGTTTGCCCGGGACGTGCCGTTATCGCGGGCATTGCAGTACGGCAACTCGCGGGGGCAGAGCGAGCTCGTGGAATTCTTGCGACAGCACACGGAGAAGTTCCACAAGCTCCGTTACGCGGACTGGGACGTGCTCGTGACGGCGGGGTCCACGCAGGCGTGGGACGCGACTATGCGCTTGTTCTGCAACGAGGGCGACTCGGTGGTCATGGAGGCGTTCACATACTCGTCGTCGGTGGAGGCAGCGGAGGCGCAGGGGCTCTACTGTGTAGGGATGGAGGTGGACAGCGAAGGCATTGTTCCAGAGCGGCTCGCGGAGCTCTTGGCGGAGTGGGACACACAGCACGCGGGCCacgcgcggccgcgcgtGCTCTATACGATCCCCACGGGGCAGAACCCGATGGGCAGCACGCTCGTGGACGCGCGGAAGGCGCAGATCTACCGCCTTGCGCAGCAATACGACATGTTGATTGTTGAGGACGACCCGTACTACTTTTTGCAAATGGATGCCTACGACGCCGCAGGCCCGCGCGGCATAGAGGCCTACGAGggcgcgcgtgcggcgTTGCGCGCAGACCACGCGCGTTTCGCCTCGAGCCTCTCCCGCTCCTTCCTTGACTGGGACACCGACGGGCGCGTTGTGCGCTTGGAGTCCACTTCCAAGGTCTTTGCTCCGGGCTGTCGCACTGGCTGGATCGTCGGTGCCCGCGCATTGCTCGACCAGTACTGGTATCTCCAGGAGGTGTCCGTGCAGTCCACCTGCGGCTTTGCACAAGCCATTCTCAGCGGTATGTTGAACCGCTGGGGCCAGGACCGCTACACCAACTGGCTCATCGATCTCCGGCTCGAGTACACGGCCCGCCGTGACCACTGCCTAGACTGTTGTCATAAGTACCTTCCAGATTTTGTGCACGTCGAGCCGCCACAGGCGGGCATGTTCTTCATGCTTGTCCTAGATGCCGCGCTTCACCCTGGATTTGCCTCTGACTTCTCGTCCTCGCCTCAGCGTCTCGAGACTCATCTCTACGACACCTTCATCAAGAACGGAGTGCTTTTGGCCTGTGGCTCCTGGTTTGCTGTCAACCGCAGCCCCTCCAAGGGCACGTCTATTTACTTCCGTGGCACATACGCTGCAGTCGATCCCGCCTCCATGGAGGCGGGCATCAAGTGTATTGCCCAGACACTACTCAAGGAGTTTGGACACTGTGCCACCTCTTGTTCGTATTATACGTACGAGCAGCGCATTCCTGCACGCATTTCTAGCTACGTATCTAACGGTCTTGACTAG
- the HIR1 gene encoding Hir1p (Syntenic homolog of Saccharomyces cerevisiae YBL008W (HIR1)) produces MKILKLPWLTHQEGQRNYEIYTVDVSSDGQRVATGGLDGKIRIWSVADILVFAKPKVSWPAREEQLRKPLANMSRHTGSVTALKFSPDNKYLASGSDDKILLIWEKEEGAVQPLFDMENDLEHWNVRRRLVAHDNDIQDICWAPDSSILVTVGLDRSIIVWNGSTFEKIKRFDVHQSHVKGVVFDPANKYFATASDDRTVKVFRYHKGTDLSFTIEHIITEPFQGSPLTTYFRRLSWSPDGQHIAVPNATNGPVSTVAIISRGNWDTSVSLVGHDQPTEVACFNPRLFEHNDNHERGEEVDGASKDNSAASESSGKRRLKDDDRVDSVIATAGQDKTLAVWSTSRARPIFVAYDLTSKSVTDIAWTCDGTALFLTSLDGRIIVITFEEGELGKAIPLEQNVEQLHRYGVDKDSLVFPESVKQLILEDKARQYKKPYIETTLLESRIGTVKKPNVLNPRPKHAKNDVAVASIPQAQAPALKKKEGPLNAATVQNGKKRVAPTLISTGYARAATVKFEPRSSIDSDFAGKKEPLKDTSYALAGKISQPSLPLPRLGVHTLIMGVKERGAERFYVEDEESMDDDAEVADEEDETKNEHPLTLNLKTTPERVWKDEPNLRYLEYPGVIPDADVVICQYGDLDDLHILEIRNGVERSIQFDREALFENPTKILGYHQGERTLEAFLPEVVISCVGSKACQCWALATASGSLYIYGNHGQLLVPKISIGHKVIKLIAWQHFVIAFTETCLFWIWDIRAMKLVEKEISVLPVLVQDQPQCNRVRISRRILDFRMLADSHELLVEMSDGASYVWKRALGCWTDTIGQSTPVTA; encoded by the coding sequence ATGAAGATCCTTAAGTTGCCCTGGCTTACTCACCAGGAGGGGCAGAGGAATTATGAGATATATACGGTGGACGTGAGCTCCGACGGACAACGAGTAGCGACCGGAGGGCTAGATGGGAAGATTCGGATCTGGTCTGTGGCCGACATCTTGGTATTTGCGAAACCAAAAGTGTCGTGGCCAGCGCGTGAGGAGCAATTGAGGAAGCCACTCGCAAACATGAGTCGGCATACGGGTTCTGTGACAGCTCTGAAGTTCTCTCCGGATAACAAATACCTGGCCTCAGGGTCCGACGACAAAATCCTGCTGATCTGGGAGAAAGAGGAGGGCGCCGTGCAGCCTTTGTTTGATATGGAGAACGACCTGGAGCACTGGaacgtgcggcggcggctggtGGCGCACGACAACGACATCCAGGATATCTGCTGGGCCCCAGACAGCAGCATTCTTGTGACAGTGGGGCTGGACCGGTCAATCATCGTGTGGAACGGATCCACCTTCGAGAAGATAAAGCGCTTTGACGTGCATCAGTCGCATGTGAAGGGGGTGGTCTTCGATCCGGCGAACAAGTACTTCGCCACTGCGTCGGATGACCGCACAGTGAAGGTTTTCAGGTATCACAAGGGCACCGATCTGAGCTTTACCATCGAGCATATCATCACGGAGCCGTTCCAGGGTTCGCCACTAACGACCTATTTTCGGCGCCTCTCGTGGTCGCCCGATGGGCAGCATATCGCAGTCCCGAACGCCACAAATGGCCCGGTGTCGACTGTTGCGATCATAAGCAGAGGCAACTGGGACACGTCTGTGAGCCTTGTTGGACACGACCAGCCGACAGAGGTAGCATGCTTTAACCCACGACTATTTGAACATAATGACAATCACGAGAGGGGGGAAGAGGTGGATGGAGCGAGCAAGGATAACAGTGCGGCTAGTGAAAGCAGTGGTAAGCGCAGGCTGAAAGACGACGACCGGGTTGATTCAGTTATCGCGACAGCAGGCCAGGACAAAACCCTTGCAGTTTGGAGCACCAGCAGGGCAAGACCAATTTTTGTGGCTTACGACCTGACCTCCAAATCCGTCACTGACATTGCGTGGACCTGTGACGGTACGGCTCTGTTCCTAACTTCGTTGGATGGCCGGATAATTGTCATCACTTTCGAAGAAGGGGAACTTGGCAAGGCCATCCCACTGGAGCAGAATGTCGAGCAATTGCACCGGTACGGGGTGGACAAGGACTCTCTGGTTTTCCCAGAGAGCGTGAAGCAACTCATCCTGGAGGATAAAGCGCGGCAGTACAAGAAACCCTACATCGAGACAACACTACTAGAAAGCAGAATTGGCACCGTAAAAAAGCCAAATGTCCTTAATCCACGCCCTAAGCATGCAAAGAACGACGTCGCAGTAGCAAGCATACCGCAGGCCCAGGCACCCGCTCTGAAGAAGAAAGAAGGCCCGCTCAACGCGGCAACCGTGCAAAACGGCAAGAAGCGCGTAGCTCCAACACTTATATCTACAGGCTACGCTCGAGCCGCCACGGTAAAGTTTGAGCCCAGATCTAGCATAGATTCCGACTTTGCAGGGAAGAAGGAACCCCTAAAGGACACCAGCTACGCCCTCGCCGGCAAGATTTCTCAGCCCTCGCTGCCCCTCCCGAGACTCGGTGTTCACACACTGATAATGGGCGTGAAGGAACGCGGGGCAGAACGGTTTTATGTCGAAGACGAGGAGTCCATggacgacgacgccgaGGTTGCAGATGAGGAGGACGAGACCAAAAACGAGCATCCCCTGACCCTGAACTTGAAGACCACGCCGGAGCGTGTCTGGAAGGACGAGCCGAATCTCCGGTACCTCGAGTACCCGGGCGTGATTCCGGACGCAGACGTCGTCATCTGCCAGTACGGAGACCTCGACGACCTCCACATCCTCGAGATCCGCAACGGCGTCGAGCGCAGCATCCAGTTCGACCGCGAGGCCCTCTTCGAGAACCCCACCAAGATCCTCGGTTACCACCAGGGCGAGCGCACACTCGAGGCCTTTCTGCCCGAGGTCGTCATCTCCTGCGTGGGCTCCAAGGCCTGCCAGTGCTGGGCGCTGGCGACCGCCAGCGGGTCGCTTTACATCTACGGGAACCACGGACAGCTGCTGGTCCCGAAAATTTCCATCGGTCACAAGGTCATCAAGCTCATTGCCTGGCAGCACTTCGTTATTGCCTTCACCGAGACTTGCTTGTTTTGGATATGGGACATTCGGGCCATGAAGCTCGTGGAGAAGGAGATTTCAGTGTTGCCCGTGCTCGTCCAAGACCAGCCCCAGTGCAACAGGGTCCGCATCTCCAGACGCATACTTGATTTTCGCATGCTTGCAGACTCCCACGAGCTCCTCGTTGAGATGTCTGACGGTGCCTCCTATGTGTGGAAGAGAGCGCTAGGCTGCTGGACAGATACCATTGGTCAGTCTACGCCTGTTACTGCATAA
- the MPO1 gene encoding 2-hydroxy-palmitic acid dioxygenase MPO1 (Syntenic homolog of Saccharomyces cerevisiae YGL010W) — protein sequence MAREGLVRDLVFYKTYHNNSANVAIHAVFVPGILLATLRLLHEVRAGGVSVADGVAAAYTAYYVRLHAGAGAVAGAVLAGVCWALHAGAVPLSAGQAVALFCAGWGFQFVGHGVFEGRRPALVDNLGGALATAPFFVLWELLFALGLYPALHAQVQAAVDAELARGK from the coding sequence ATGGCGCGCGAGGGGCTAGTACGGGACCTAGTGTTCTACAAGACGTACCACAACAATTCGGCGAACGTAGCGATCCATGCGGTGTTTGTGCCGGGGATCCTGCTGGCGAcgctgcggctgctgcaCGAGGTGCGGGCCGGGGGCGTGAGCGTGGCGGACGgggtggcggcggcgtaCACGGCGTACTACGTGCGGCTGCACGCGGGGGCCGGGGCGGTGGCGGGTGCAGTGCTGGCGGGGGTGTGCTGGGCGCTGCACGCGGGCGCGGTGCCGCTGAGCGCGGGGCAGGCGGTGGCGCTGTTCTGCGCGGGGTGGGGGTTCCAGTTCGTGGGGCACGGGGTTTTCGAggggcggcggccggcgctggtggacaacctgggcggcgcgctggcgACGGCGCCGTTCTTCGTGCTGTGGGAGCTGCTGTTCGCGCTGGGGCTGTACCCGGCGTTGCACGCGCAGGTGCAGGCGGCGGTGGAcgcggagctggcgcgggGTAAGTAG